The Candidatus Scalindua japonica DNA window AGGCAGCAATCTCTTTGAGTCTGGACATTAAAAAGAATAAAGGCGGATTAATTTACAGATTTTGCTTCTACCCTGCTTTTCCCACTCTCTTGTTCACATATCCCCGTTAAGCATAAAACGTTAAGATCGATAAGATATTTGTCTGCAAAAGCCTTGCCTGTCTCGTGATAGCCATTTGCCTGTTTATCACTCAAACCATAACCCGAATATCACCTGGTGTGGCGTCTGTTTTTGTAGCTATGCTACTTTTTGTAATATCAAAGGTTGATGTAGAGCAAATGCTTGAAGAGATCGAATGGGATACCCTGCTCTTTTTTTCAGGTCTCTTTGCTCTGGTTGGTGTGCTGGAAGAAAAGGGGGTGAGTGAATGGCTGGCTCATAATGTGTTTCTGCGGGCGGGTGATATTCCTTATTTTATTGTGTTAATGGTATTATGGGTGTCGGGTTTAACAGCCGGATTATTGAATAATATTCCTTTCACCATTGCCATGGTACCTATCGTGAAACTCATGCAGGAATCAAATCCAATTCCCAATAATATTCTCTGGTGGGCGTTGGTCCTTGGGACCTGTTTTGGAGGAAACCTGACAATACTTGGTGCTTCGGTTAATATCGTTACCGTAGGGATTGTAAAAAAATATAAGCATAATATCAGTTTTCTTGAATTTATGAGATCAGAAACCAGACTGTCAGGATCCTTAAAGAAAAAATAAAACTGTTTGAGTCAATGACGGAACAAGTCATCCTGGCTGGTCGGCAATACGTTCGGGATAATGACATTATTATTACCCATTCCGCTAGTACCGTTGTGAAACGCATTTTGATCGAAGCCAAAGAATAACTGAATCGTAAATTCTCAGTAATAATTCTCAAACAGGATTTTTTGAGGACAAAACAGATGATCAGCTGGCTGACGGAAGCAGGTATTGATCATACCATAGTGCCGGAATATTTCTTGAGTCTTCAACTTGAAAAAGCCACTAAAATGTTTATCGATGCAGTATCAGTTACTCATGACAAACAAGTGGTGGCTGTGGTGGGAACGGCAAATGTCGTCTCTTACTGCCATATTAACCATATACCGGTATACCTCTTTGTGAAGGCTCTACAACTTTCCCACCAACCCTTTACACGCCAGCATATCTATCTAAAAGTAGTAGATATGGTACAAGACAGTTGTGTTTATCCTCTAACCAAACACTCCCATGATCTGATAGACCTCAAACTTGTAGATAATTTAATTACTGAAAATGGTGAGGTAGGAATTGGAACCTTATAGAGCAAAGCCAATATGATTTTTGAATCTTCTATTGTGGCGCTTGAGGAAAGGAGGGGTTATTCCTTTTTGGTGTAACGTGTTGCTTCAAACAATAAGCATGTAAAATTTACATCTTAAACTATGTAAATTTTACATTATCCATTCCCATTAATGAGTATTCCATAATTCGTACCAAATATTAGTAGTTACTCTAAGTCCTTAATGAACAGATGCTTAAATGGGCCTGTTATATACAATCTTTTTCCGTTTTATATGCTTGGCATATCTCATGCTCTAGTTGTATACCACGTGAAAACCTGAAGTGTGTTGACAACGAATTCTGTTTTTCACTTCTTATGATAAAAAATTTTGAAAGGAAAGAGAGTTGGAGAAATTATTGATTTGTATCGCTATTATGATTTTATCTGCAGATCCGGTTTTCGCAGAGAGCGATCCTGGCAAGGTTAAAGACAATGTGGTTTCTGCTGAGAAGAACGAACAAAGAGAAGAAAGCGCTTTTTGCAATTTTAAGAATGGCATGAATAGTTGCCTGTTGAGTTTGGTGTATTCTACTATAAAGGTGAACATAGCGGTAATTGCCGGTGTCGTGGGAGGCGTGGCATATCCTTTAAGTTGCTTTAATAGTGGCGTATCAAAAAAAATATGGGATTCTTCAATGGGTGGCACATATCTCATCACTGAAGATATTCTTACGGGGAAAGAGAAGCCGGAGTTATTCTTTAAAAGAGAACGAGAGGAAGCTACTGGAAAATGATGTGTCTAATTAAAATTTTAAATGTTAATAATACTGCAAAATATACAAAATGCAAAAGGTTCTTATTTGTGATCCAGACAAGTTATTTAGATGGAATTTAAGATATGTGCTCGAATCAAAAGGCTTTGTTGTACAAGAAGCTTCCAGACCAGGTGAGGCAATAAAATATGTACTGAAAGAAGGATTTGCTGTTGTTGTCTTCAATCTGCAATCAGACGATTTAAACGGTGTGCAGATTTTCTCTGCTATAAAGGCGATTGATTATAAACTCCCGGTTATTATAGTTACAGACGGTGATGTGACATTATCTTCTGTCTCTTCTATAATTCATGAGTCATTTAGATTATTGCAAAAGCCGGTCGGCTATAATGAAATAGAAGAAGCTGTCCGTGATGCGATCCAGGTGAAAGTAAATAGTAAATGATATGTTTCAGTATGGGCAACGGGAAGGAATCAATTTAATATGGAGAAAAGAGAAAAAATAATTTTAGTAACAGGGTCAACTGGTTTTCTCGGTAGTGCTATTACGCAAAGACTTTTAGTTTCCGGTTGCAGGCTGAGATTGTTAATAAGAAAAAGAGATAACGATATTTCTCAAATCTCATTTGGTTGGGAAAGTTTGATTAAGGAGCGGATACTGGGAGATCAGTTTGACGATTACTCACAAGAACAATACAGAGTGGTTGGTGAACGATTCAATAATGATACATCACTTCAAGAATTGTTTTTTAGTAATGTAGAAATAATAGAGGGAGATATAACTTCCAGTAGTTTAGGATTAGAGAAACAAGAATACAGAAAGTTGTGTAATGAGGTAGAGGATGTCTTTCACTGTGCCGCAGTGACTCATTTCGAAATGCAGGGAGCTGATGAGCACATGGACGTTAATGTAAGAGGGACAGAAAACATGCTGCAGTTTGCTAATTCCGGTAAACAAAAGCGGTTTCATTATGTAAGTACCGCGTATGTGGCTGGCCAACAGAATTGCATCATTTACGAAAATGAGATGGTAAACGAGCCTCTATTTAATAATGAGTATGAAAGGAGTAAATTCGTTGCCGAGCGGCTTGTGATTGAGTATGCAAAAAGCAATGATATCCCATATACGATATACCGTCCGGGTATAATAGTAGGAGATTCTAAAACCGGGGCTACTTGTAGATTTGACAACCTATATCTTTTTGTGAAGGTGTTGTTCAATATAAAAAATTCTTTTATTAAGCGTAAAAGTGGAGATTTAAACAATATTACCATCAGGGTGCCTGGTGATCCTGATACCCTGATTAATCTTGTTCCTATCGATTATGTCGCTGATGCTATAGTTGTAATTTTAAAAAAGAGAGAGAGTATAGGGCAAATTTATCATATTACAAATCCAAATCCACCGCGACTCTGTGAATTAAGGGATTTGGTAATTACCCTCCTGAAAATCAAAGGTATGCATGTGGAGATTGATAGAGAACTTGAAAAGCAAAGCCTGAGTGCCGTAGAGAAATTGTTCCTTCGTCAGACAAGGTCTTATTACTCGTACCTTTTTAGCAGATTACGATTTGATGATTGCAACACTCAGGATGTTTTAAAAAGCACCGGTATTATTTGTCCTGTAATGACAACAGAATTAATCACTGTATTAATTGATTATGCTGTTTCTCATAATTGGGGAGAAGAAGAGCGAGCCGTGTTGCAAAACTTACATGTTTAGACAATATGATTGAGATAAAACCGGGTAATAGTAAAAAACGACCGAATATTGCAAATGGAATCACTCCGGTGGAGTATTTTGAGCAGTTGATTTTTCCACGTGTAAACCTATGCCCTTTACCCAAAATTGAGAGTCTTAATACTGTTATCAGGTTTGACATAGATGGTGACAGCGGTGGTAGTTGGACTATTAGAGTAGAATGTGGGCTCTTAAAACGTGTTGTAAGAAATTTTCCAGATACTGGATTGCTGATTAATGTATCGGGATTACGTCCGGTGTCAACATTTCAAATGGATAGTAAAACCTTTGTGTCTATTTTAAAGAGGGAGTTTACACCGCAAAATGCTTTTTTCAAGAGAAAGGTCAAGATATCAGGAGACATAATGATTGCCCTTAAGATGAATGTTCTTGTTAATTATTTATAGTGATCATTCCTTTCTTTAGAGAAGATTCCGGTGCCGGAGTCTTATCAAAAGAGAGGAATGACAGTTGTTGGAAAGTGTAACAGACAACAGTAAATGCGGGTACGAATAACTTAATATGGAGTGGATTGCAAAAATAATACTGAAATATCGTATAGTGTTTCTTGTCCTGATAGGGCTTTTAACCGGTTTGTTCGGGTATTATGCAATTAAATGTAAGACTGATAATTCCATTGAAGTATGGTTGAAACATAACGATCCGAAGCTTGATTATTATTACGACTTTATAGACAAGTTTGGGGATGATGAGTTTCTTATAATCGCACTTGATGGTGATGATCTTTTTACCGGTAAAAAGATTAAGTTAATTAATGATATAGCAACAAGATTGGAGTCGATTAAAGGTGTAAGGAGCGTAATGTCTTTAGCAAGTGTTTACAAGGATAAGTTGTCAGCCCCCTATTTTAAAGAGGTTTTAAAGAGTAACAGGGCAAGATCCGTCATTGAGGTTTTTAAAGAAAAGATTTTAGATGATCCGATGTACATTAATAATGTGGTATCAACCGATGGTGAAACAACTGCAATTATAGCGACAGTGGCAAAGGGATCACCGGAATCAAGAGTGAAACTGGTAAAAGAAACCAGGGAGATACTGAGGGTAGTAGAAATTGAAAATAATAATGGATCGTCTCAGCCTGTATTACGAAAAGGAATGGGTAAGGTAAATGACCCACAGAAAGGTTTCTTTCTGGCGGGCCCATCAATCGTAAATACAGAACTGGATCGAATGTCACAAAAAGACATGAGGACTTTCACTCCTGTAATGTTTGCAGTGGCGTTCGTTATACTTGTAGTACTTTTTAAAAATATTTCCGGTGTATTAATTCCAGCTATAACGATCAGCATTAATATTATGTGGACAGTTGGCTTGTTTGTTATTTTTGATAATAAGATGAATATGGTATCAGGGATGCTTATACCCCTTATTTTCGTAATTTCTCTGGCTACTACAGTACACATACTAAACAGGTTTTATCAGGAAGTTAAGCTTTCGGGGGACAGGAGAGAAAGTATACAGAAAACAGTCAAATACATATGTGTGCCCTGTTTTCTGATGTGTGTTACTACTTCAATTGGCTTCCTTTCACTGATAGCCAGTGATGTAACTCCGGTAAAAACTACCGGCATATTTATGGCTGCAGGAATAATGATGTCATTCTTTGTCTGTATAACTCTTGTTCCGGGCATGCTTTCTCTTTTTCCAGGATGGATGAGCAGGCCCTTCATGAATATTCACAAAGAACGTGGATCAAGCAATAAGGAATTCTTGGGCATCTACGGGTTTATTGGAAAGTTTGTTAAGAATAATACGATATATATTTTTGTTTTGAGTTTGGTGTCTGTTGGTATTGCGATTTATGGAATCACAAAGATTGAAGCTGAATCCAGCATATTTGAGTCGTTTCCTGAGAGCAGTGAGATAGCAAGATCAACGGAACATATTGAGCAGAAATTAATGGGACTTATTCCCATGGACATAGTTATTGATGCCGGAAATATGGGAGGCATTTTTCAGCCGGATGTTCTTGTAAAGATTGAGAAATTACAAGACTATTTAAAAGGAATACCTGAGGTGACTAAGAGCGTTTCTGTAGCGGATTATGTAAAATATCTAAACAAGTTACTCAATAAAGATAACCCCGATAGTCAGGTGATAACAAAGGATAAGGCGATTGATTATGTAAAGCTGGCCTCGCTTCATGGAGACAGTATAGTCAAAAGCCTTTACACGGAAGATCACAACGAAGGACGTGTTTCTGTAAGGATGCAGAACGTAGGTTCGTCCAGATACAAGTCGATAGTAAATGATATCGAAGGATTCATAAAGGTAAATTTTCCATTAAGTGTTGGTTGCACAATTACGGGCATCATTTCACTTATTATGGATATGCAGGGATACTTGATTGAAAGTCAGATAAAGACATTCACTCTGGCCTTTGTCATGATTTTTATATGCATTGCACTGCTATTGAAATCGGCAAGGATTGGCATGATGAGTATGATACCCAACCTGATTCCCATTGCTATTACCCTGGGTGTTATGGGATACGTGGGCGTAAATCTGGATGTTGCGACAATAATGATTGCGAGTGTCGCGATAGGGATATCGGTTGATGATACAATCCATTTTCTCTATCGTTTCAAAGAAGAATTTAAGAAAGACAGGGATCATTACCTTGCAATTCAGCGTACACTCTCCGGAGTAGGCAGGGCACTGATTTTTACTACCATTGTTGCAACATGTGGGTTCCTGGTTTTTTGTCTTTCGAACTTTAAGGCCATTCAATATTTTGGATTGCTGACTGGTATAACAATGGTTAGCGCAATTGTCGCTGTTTTACTTATTTTACCATCATGTATTTTATTATTTAAACCAAGGTTTTAGTCGGAGCCGGACTCCTTGCTAGATGTCCTCGGTGCCTTTTATCCGGGGAAGCAAGGTATAATCACCTCCTTCCTGGGAGGAATTCAGAGACAGTTATTTGTCACGTAATATCTTACAAAAAATGTTAAATCTGAACAAAGTTGATCAATTTCAATCTCCGAACTCAAAGTGGTTTGGTTTATCAACTGATGAATGGTTGCCGTCAGTTGTATCAAGACACTTTGATTCTGACCATGGAAGTCAATACTGGCTTGACAAAGAGAAAGAGTTGGGGATTGATGCGAGAAAAGAGATAAAGACCCTTGATGATTTAAAGATTCTCGGGCCAATGTGTGAAGATGATTTACGGAGATATCCCATTGAGCATTTCATTCCAAAAATATTTCTGGACAAAAAAAGTGATTTTATATTAGGTGAAACAGCAGGTACTACTGGCAGGCCCAAGGTAACTGCTTATCGCAGGGAGGAATTTCGTGCGATCTTCGTTGACTGGTTCGCTTTTATTGCCGAAAAGCGTGATTTTCCTACTGGAGGAAATTGGTTGTGGATTGGACCGAGTGGTCCGCACATAATTGGTAAGGCAGTAGGGCCTGTTGCGAATGGAATGGGAAGCATGGATCCGTTTTCTATAGATTTCGATCCGCGATGGGCAAAAAAAATGCAGCCTGAGTCAATCGGAAGTAAACGTTATCTTGAACACGTATTGGAGCAGGCGATGGATATTATAGAGACACAGGGAATAGACGTCTTATACACCACTCCTCCGGTTCTCGCGGGATTAGCATTGCGCATGAGTGATCAAAAGCGTAGGGCCATAAAAGGTGTACATTACGGTGGTATTTCAATAGGAACAGAGTCATTGAAGTGCTTCAAAGAGGAAAATTTCCCCAATGCTGTTCACATTTCAGGATATGGTAATACGCTTTTTGGTTTATGTCTCGAAATAGAAGCGTCATCTACTTATGACCTTGATTACTTTCCGCTTGGTCCCAGGATGATAGTACAGGTGGTTGAAATGGCTGATGGTAATGTGCCAGGTAGTGAGCGTTTGTCAAAGATCGTTAATTATGGTGAAGAAGGCCAGGTAGTTTTTCACAGGTTAGACGAAAGCTTTTTTATTCCAAATATGTTTGAACGTGACAAAGCTGTTCGGATACCCCCAACATCGA harbors:
- a CDS encoding efflux RND transporter permease subunit — encoded protein: MEWIAKIILKYRIVFLVLIGLLTGLFGYYAIKCKTDNSIEVWLKHNDPKLDYYYDFIDKFGDDEFLIIALDGDDLFTGKKIKLINDIATRLESIKGVRSVMSLASVYKDKLSAPYFKEVLKSNRARSVIEVFKEKILDDPMYINNVVSTDGETTAIIATVAKGSPESRVKLVKETREILRVVEIENNNGSSQPVLRKGMGKVNDPQKGFFLAGPSIVNTELDRMSQKDMRTFTPVMFAVAFVILVVLFKNISGVLIPAITISINIMWTVGLFVIFDNKMNMVSGMLIPLIFVISLATTVHILNRFYQEVKLSGDRRESIQKTVKYICVPCFLMCVTTSIGFLSLIASDVTPVKTTGIFMAAGIMMSFFVCITLVPGMLSLFPGWMSRPFMNIHKERGSSNKEFLGIYGFIGKFVKNNTIYIFVLSLVSVGIAIYGITKIEAESSIFESFPESSEIARSTEHIEQKLMGLIPMDIVIDAGNMGGIFQPDVLVKIEKLQDYLKGIPEVTKSVSVADYVKYLNKLLNKDNPDSQVITKDKAIDYVKLASLHGDSIVKSLYTEDHNEGRVSVRMQNVGSSRYKSIVNDIEGFIKVNFPLSVGCTITGIISLIMDMQGYLIESQIKTFTLAFVMIFICIALLLKSARIGMMSMIPNLIPIAITLGVMGYVGVNLDVATIMIASVAIGISVDDTIHFLYRFKEEFKKDRDHYLAIQRTLSGVGRALIFTTIVATCGFLVFCLSNFKAIQYFGLLTGITMVSAIVAVLLILPSCILLFKPRF
- a CDS encoding response regulator encodes the protein MQKVLICDPDKLFRWNLRYVLESKGFVVQEASRPGEAIKYVLKEGFAVVVFNLQSDDLNGVQIFSAIKAIDYKLPVIIVTDGDVTLSSVSSIIHESFRLLQKPVGYNEIEEAVRDAIQVKVNSK
- a CDS encoding SCP2 sterol-binding domain-containing protein — translated: MIEIKPGNSKKRPNIANGITPVEYFEQLIFPRVNLCPLPKIESLNTVIRFDIDGDSGGSWTIRVECGLLKRVVRNFPDTGLLINVSGLRPVSTFQMDSKTFVSILKREFTPQNAFFKRKVKISGDIMIALKMNVLVNYL
- a CDS encoding SLC13 family permease — its product is MIAICLFITQTITRISPGVASVFVAMLLFVISKVDVEQMLEEIEWDTLLFFSGLFALVGVLEEKGVSEWLAHNVFLRAGDIPYFIVLMVLWVSGLTAGLLNNIPFTIAMVPIVKLMQESNPIPNNILWWALVLGTCFGGNLTILGASVNIVTVGIVKKYKHNISFLEFMRSETRLSGSLKKK
- a CDS encoding SDR family oxidoreductase produces the protein MEKREKIILVTGSTGFLGSAITQRLLVSGCRLRLLIRKRDNDISQISFGWESLIKERILGDQFDDYSQEQYRVVGERFNNDTSLQELFFSNVEIIEGDITSSSLGLEKQEYRKLCNEVEDVFHCAAVTHFEMQGADEHMDVNVRGTENMLQFANSGKQKRFHYVSTAYVAGQQNCIIYENEMVNEPLFNNEYERSKFVAERLVIEYAKSNDIPYTIYRPGIIVGDSKTGATCRFDNLYLFVKVLFNIKNSFIKRKSGDLNNITIRVPGDPDTLINLVPIDYVADAIVVILKKRESIGQIYHITNPNPPRLCELRDLVITLLKIKGMHVEIDRELEKQSLSAVEKLFLRQTRSYYSYLFSRLRFDDCNTQDVLKSTGIICPVMTTELITVLIDYAVSHNWGEEERAVLQNLHV